The proteins below come from a single Cylindrospermopsis raciborskii Cr2010 genomic window:
- the recG gene encoding ATP-dependent DNA helicase RecG produces MTNQTPDWIRIYKALSIEADSGFGDLVGKQYRFSEFISLTFSQFPQGLPGEEKLHWDYITSQFIQYPHLAIEIREKLVKDLGTYLGQLQHRLQSQPDMESSPWENQPTTTRLVKTTPIVNEVNQKPAPKIDQKLRDLPEIGIKRAENLYRLELLTVRDLLFYYPRDYIDYARQVNIRELQGGETVTIIGEVRRCNCFTSPKNQKLSILELILKDQTGQLKVSRFYAGSRFSSKGWQESLKRRYTPGTLVAACGLVKPSRYGLTLDNPEIEVLANSGDAIDSFTIGRVVPIYSLTEGVVANAVRQAVMAVLPSAKSLQDPLPPGLRKKYNLIELKQAIPNIHFPQDSDTLKMARRRLVFDEFFYLQVGLLQRQKQAKANQASAILAPSGKLLDQFHEILPFKFTNAQQRVINDILNDLQKPIPMNRLVQGDVGSGKTVVAVVAILTAIQSGYQAALMAPTEVLAEQHYRKLVTWFNLLHLPVELLTGSTKTSKRREIHSQLETGELPLLVGTHALIQDKVKFHRLGLVVIDEQHRFGVEQRAKLQQKGEQPHVLTMTATPIPRTLALTVHGDLDVSQIDELPPGRQQIKTSLLTGHQRPQAYDLIRREIAQGRQVYVVLPLVEESEKLDLRSAIDEYQKLQETVFPTFQVGLLHGKMTSTEKEEAINKFRDNQTQILVSTTVVEVGVDVPNATVMLIEHAERFGLSQLHQLRGRVGRGVAQSYCLLMSSSRNPDAQQRLKVLEQSQDGFFISEMDMRFRGPGEVMGTRQSGVADFTLASLVEDEEVLLLARQAAERVIDMDVSLERWPLMKDELQYRYKRLMEGAILT; encoded by the coding sequence ATGACTAATCAAACACCTGACTGGATAAGAATATATAAGGCATTATCAATAGAAGCCGATTCCGGTTTTGGGGATTTGGTAGGTAAACAATACCGCTTTAGTGAATTTATTAGTTTAACCTTTAGCCAGTTTCCACAGGGTTTACCAGGGGAAGAGAAATTACATTGGGATTATATAACCTCCCAATTTATCCAATATCCCCATTTAGCCATAGAAATTCGAGAGAAACTAGTCAAAGACTTAGGAACCTATCTGGGTCAGTTACAACACCGATTACAATCTCAACCAGATATGGAATCATCTCCATGGGAAAATCAACCAACTACCACCAGATTGGTGAAAACCACTCCCATTGTGAATGAAGTTAACCAGAAACCAGCTCCAAAAATCGATCAAAAACTTCGTGATTTACCCGAAATTGGCATCAAAAGAGCTGAAAATCTGTATCGGTTAGAATTGCTAACTGTGAGAGATCTGCTGTTTTATTACCCACGGGATTATATTGATTATGCACGTCAGGTAAATATTCGAGAATTACAAGGAGGTGAAACCGTAACCATCATTGGGGAGGTCAGACGTTGTAATTGTTTTACCAGTCCTAAAAATCAGAAATTGTCAATTTTAGAACTGATATTAAAAGACCAAACTGGACAATTAAAGGTTAGTAGATTTTACGCTGGTTCCCGCTTTAGTAGCAAAGGTTGGCAAGAAAGTTTGAAGCGACGTTATACGCCTGGTACTTTGGTTGCAGCTTGTGGTTTAGTCAAGCCTAGTAGATATGGACTAACATTAGATAATCCAGAAATAGAAGTGTTAGCCAATTCCGGTGATGCTATAGACTCTTTCACCATTGGTAGGGTTGTACCAATTTATAGTTTAACAGAGGGTGTGGTTGCTAACGCAGTCAGACAAGCAGTAATGGCAGTTTTGCCATCTGCCAAAAGTTTGCAAGATCCTTTACCACCTGGTCTACGTAAAAAATACAACTTAATTGAATTAAAACAGGCAATTCCTAACATTCATTTTCCCCAAGATAGTGACACCTTGAAAATGGCTAGGAGAAGGTTAGTATTTGATGAATTTTTCTACTTACAAGTAGGTTTATTACAAAGGCAAAAACAAGCTAAAGCTAACCAAGCTAGTGCTATTCTTGCACCTAGTGGCAAATTATTGGATCAATTTCATGAAATTTTACCTTTTAAATTTACTAACGCCCAACAAAGAGTGATTAATGATATCCTAAATGACTTACAAAAGCCCATACCCATGAATCGTTTGGTACAAGGCGATGTAGGTTCAGGTAAAACTGTTGTTGCTGTAGTTGCCATTTTAACAGCCATTCAATCAGGTTATCAAGCAGCCTTAATGGCACCTACAGAAGTATTAGCAGAACAACATTATCGTAAATTAGTAACTTGGTTTAATCTTTTGCACTTACCAGTAGAATTACTAACTGGCTCTACTAAAACTAGCAAAAGAAGAGAAATTCACTCCCAATTAGAAACGGGAGAATTACCTCTTCTGGTGGGAACCCATGCTTTAATTCAAGACAAGGTGAAATTTCACCGTTTAGGTCTAGTCGTGATTGATGAACAGCACCGATTTGGCGTAGAACAAAGGGCTAAATTACAACAAAAAGGGGAACAACCTCACGTCCTAACCATGACTGCTACACCCATTCCTAGAACTTTAGCATTAACAGTACATGGAGATTTGGATGTAAGTCAAATTGATGAGTTACCACCAGGAAGACAACAAATCAAAACTTCTCTCCTCACAGGTCATCAAAGACCACAAGCTTACGATTTAATTAGAAGAGAAATTGCCCAAGGTAGACAAGTATATGTAGTTTTACCCCTGGTAGAAGAGTCAGAAAAATTAGATTTACGTTCAGCTATAGATGAATATCAAAAATTACAAGAAACTGTTTTCCCCACTTTTCAAGTGGGATTATTGCATGGAAAAATGACTTCCACAGAAAAAGAAGAAGCTATTAATAAGTTCCGAGATAACCAAACCCAAATTTTGGTTTCTACTACTGTGGTAGAAGTAGGGGTAGACGTACCTAATGCTACTGTGATGTTAATTGAACATGCGGAGAGATTTGGACTGTCCCAGTTACACCAACTGCGGGGACGTGTGGGTAGAGGTGTGGCCCAGTCCTATTGTCTCTTAATGAGTAGTTCCAGAAACCCGGATGCTCAACAACGATTGAAGGTTTTAGAGCAGTCACAAGATGGGTTTTTTATTTCTGAAATGGATATGCGCTTTCGCGGTCCAGGAGAGGTCATGGGAACTCGTCAATCTGGAGTGGCAGATTTTACTCTTGCTAGTTTAGTGGAAGACGAGGAAGTATTGCTGTTAGCGCGACAAGCAGCGGAAAGGGTGATTGACATGGATGTTAGTTTAGAGCGTTGGCCATTGATGAAGGATGAGTTACAGTACAGGTATAAGCGTTTAATGGAAGGGGCAATTTTGACCTAG
- the tsf gene encoding translation elongation factor Ts — protein MAEISAKLVQDLRQKTGAGMMDCKKALNETQGNIDEAIDWLRKKGIASAGKKSDRVTAEGLVDIYTTPDKSGGVIIEVNCQTDFVARNDAFKLLVKNLAKQAVNADNVASLLDQPYIEKTDVTVDEYIKETIATLGENIQVRRFVNFSLEGAPGAIDGYIHTGGRVGVLVSIGVDTETAAKNEELQSLAKNTAMQVAACPNVEYVSVDKIPDQVVEKEKEIEMGKEDLGNKPANIKEKIVQGRIDKRLKEMTLLDQPYIRDQNISVAELIKQVESKVSEPIKVHQFVRYILGEGIEKQESNFAEEVAAQIGAK, from the coding sequence ATGGCAGAAATATCAGCAAAACTCGTGCAAGATCTACGCCAGAAAACTGGTGCAGGCATGATGGACTGTAAAAAAGCTCTAAATGAAACTCAGGGCAATATAGACGAAGCTATAGATTGGCTAAGGAAAAAAGGTATTGCTTCAGCAGGGAAGAAAAGCGATCGCGTGACTGCAGAAGGGTTAGTAGACATCTACACTACACCGGATAAGAGTGGGGGAGTGATAATAGAAGTTAACTGCCAAACAGATTTTGTAGCTAGGAATGACGCTTTTAAGTTATTAGTTAAGAATTTAGCTAAACAGGCGGTAAATGCTGACAATGTGGCCTCTTTGCTGGACCAACCGTACATTGAAAAGACCGATGTGACGGTAGATGAGTATATAAAGGAAACCATTGCTACCTTGGGTGAAAATATTCAGGTGCGTCGTTTTGTGAATTTTTCTTTGGAAGGTGCACCGGGAGCAATAGATGGATATATTCACACTGGTGGTAGAGTAGGTGTGTTAGTTTCCATTGGTGTTGACACAGAAACCGCTGCAAAAAACGAAGAATTGCAAAGCCTGGCTAAGAATACTGCCATGCAGGTAGCAGCTTGTCCCAATGTTGAATATGTAAGTGTGGATAAAATTCCTGACCAGGTTGTCGAAAAGGAAAAAGAGATTGAAATGGGTAAGGAAGATCTAGGCAATAAACCAGCCAACATTAAAGAAAAGATTGTCCAAGGAAGAATTGACAAACGTCTGAAAGAAATGACCTTGTTAGATCAGCCTTATATCCGGGATCAAAATATTTCCGTGGCGGAACTAATCAAGCAAGTGGAATCAAAAGTGTCAGAGCCAATTAAAGTACATCAGTTTGTGCGTTATATCTTAGGTGAAGGCATTGAAAAGCAAGAAAGCAACTTTGCGGAAGAAGTAGCTGCTCAAATTGGCGCTAAGTGA
- the rpsB gene encoding 30S ribosomal protein S2 encodes MPVVSLAQMMESGVHFGHQTRRWNPKMSPYIYTARNGVHIIDLVQTAQLMDDAYNYMRSQAEQGKKFLFVGTKRQAAGIIAQEANRCGSHYINQRWLGGMLTNWATIKTRADRLKDLERREENGALDLLPKKEASMLRREMSKLQKYLGGIKNMRKVPDVVIIVDQRREYNAVQECQKLSIPIVSMLDTNCDPDTVDIPIPANDDAIRSIKLIVGKLADAIYEGRHGQLEVESDYEEYESAEEDYEYDESEFVDSFSDDDDEE; translated from the coding sequence ATGCCCGTAGTTTCTTTGGCTCAAATGATGGAGTCAGGAGTTCACTTTGGTCATCAAACCAGACGTTGGAACCCCAAAATGTCTCCCTACATATACACTGCTCGCAATGGAGTACATATCATTGACTTAGTGCAAACAGCACAGTTGATGGATGATGCATACAATTATATGCGAAGTCAAGCAGAGCAAGGAAAAAAGTTCCTGTTTGTAGGCACAAAAAGACAAGCAGCAGGGATTATTGCCCAAGAAGCTAACCGTTGTGGTTCTCACTATATTAACCAGCGTTGGTTAGGTGGAATGCTCACCAACTGGGCAACGATTAAAACCAGAGCAGACCGTCTAAAAGATTTAGAACGACGAGAAGAAAATGGTGCCTTAGATTTATTGCCAAAGAAAGAAGCATCAATGCTGAGGCGAGAAATGTCTAAGTTACAAAAATACCTGGGTGGCATTAAGAACATGCGAAAAGTACCCGACGTGGTGATAATTGTTGACCAACGACGGGAGTATAATGCTGTTCAGGAATGTCAAAAACTGAGTATTCCCATTGTTTCCATGCTGGATACCAATTGTGATCCAGATACCGTAGATATTCCTATTCCAGCCAATGATGATGCTATTCGCTCTATTAAGCTGATTGTAGGCAAATTGGCAGATGCCATTTATGAAGGTCGTCATGGTCAACTAGAAGTAGAATCTGATTATGAAGAGTACGAAAGTGCTGAGGAAGATTACGAATACGATGAATCGGAGTTTGTAGACTCTTTCTCAGATGACGATGATGAAGAATAA
- a CDS encoding sucrose-phosphate phosphatase, translating to MCAKFLFVSDLDHTLVGNDLAMVKLLDDLQLHRSQHGTKIVYSTGRSLHLYQELQESQKRKQRELIKPDILVCAVGTEIYHCNSKEELVLDQEWSKHLSYNWDRELVATTAANFPSLKPQPESEQRPFKVSYFVREEKAVQIALELENLLVKEAKVEIQIICSHSDHKEYNRNLDILPSSANKGMAMTFVREKLAIDVEKTVACGDSGNDIALFDNRQEKGIIVGNAQRELLDWHHNNPNPNRYLAKTNFADGIAEGLRYFSLL from the coding sequence GTGTGTGCAAAATTCCTATTTGTCAGTGATCTAGACCATACCTTAGTAGGTAATGACCTAGCTATGGTAAAGCTTTTGGACGATTTACAACTCCATCGCAGTCAACATGGTACAAAAATTGTCTACTCCACAGGGCGATCGCTTCACTTGTATCAAGAACTCCAAGAATCTCAAAAAAGGAAACAAAGGGAATTAATCAAACCGGACATTTTGGTTTGTGCAGTGGGTACAGAAATATACCACTGTAATAGTAAGGAGGAACTAGTTCTAGACCAGGAGTGGTCTAAGCATCTGTCTTATAATTGGGACAGGGAATTGGTAGCCACAACAGCAGCCAATTTTCCCAGCTTAAAACCCCAACCAGAAAGCGAACAGAGACCGTTTAAGGTCAGCTATTTTGTCCGAGAAGAAAAAGCTGTGCAAATTGCCTTAGAGTTAGAAAACTTGTTAGTCAAAGAAGCCAAAGTAGAAATTCAAATTATTTGTAGTCATAGTGACCATAAAGAATACAATAGAAATCTAGACATTTTACCAAGTTCAGCAAACAAAGGTATGGCTATGACCTTTGTGCGAGAAAAGTTGGCAATAGATGTAGAAAAAACCGTTGCCTGTGGTGATTCTGGTAATGATATTGCCCTGTTTGATAACAGGCAAGAAAAAGGCATTATTGTTGGCAATGCCCAACGGGAATTACTAGATTGGCATCATAATAATCCCAACCCCAACCGTTACTTGGCAAAAACTAATTTTGCCGATGGTATTGCTGAGGGTTTACGGTATTTTAGTCTGCTTTAG